The sequence GAGAGGTGGGTCTGCATGGGTGCAGTGTCAGAATTGGTGGGCGGGGGTCGCATGAAGGTAAGAATCCGATTTGCTATAATAAACATCTTCACTCGCTGTTCCAGGGATCTTCCTCTGATACCAGTTCACAGTTGTTCATATTTCATGAATTTGCTGCTTCTTCCTTCTGGTTTAGAAAGCTTTGTAGTTGTTTTCATATCATATGATGGAGAAACAGGAATGTCTCTTGGCTCATCCATACTGTTTAATATGGATAGTAAGAATGTCCATTAATTCTCCATTGTCCATATGATGTCCTCATCTACATTGCTGCCTTCCCAAACCCTTCCCCTCCCTTAATCCAGATTTTCTCATACCTTCTTATGTTTGGAGTATTCTGGTATAAGAAAATCTGGTTTGAGGGAGGGGAAGCGTGTGGGAAAGCACCAATTTGGAATAGAGTGACATGGACTATGGAAAATTAATGGAAGTACAGGAAGAGtactattgagagccagtgtggtgtagtggttaagagcagtggactcgtaatctggtgaactgggctcgattccctgctcctccacatgcagctgctgggtgatcttggactAGTTAcacgtctctgaagtctctcagcctcacgcacctcacagggtgtttgttgtgggggaggaagggaaatgagattgttagtcactttgagactccttagggtagtgataaagcgggatatcaaatccaaactcctcctcctcctcttcttttcacATTAAATGACTGTATGGATGAGCTTTTCACATGGTAAAGCTGGTGGGGAGAAAGTGTTGCAGCAGTTGGGGCAAAAAGGGGTTTAGAGGCAAGtggaggggcaggagagagagaaaaaaagcagTTTTCTGACATCTACAAAAGCAACCAGGAGCAATCACTGAAGGTTTGCTTTTTTGCAGAGCGGGaatctgaaataaaacaaaacaatgagtGTAGAGTGGTTACCactcatttttttcctccaactgcacccaatcCAATAGGTTGGAGTCTTAGaaaggtctactcagaaggaagccctatCTAGGACTCATGCACACTTCTGCTTGGTCTAccatttccccccaggaaaaccAGCAGTTTACCACTGAATGGGATCAAATGTCAATCAGGATTTctatggattgatgtttgctctgatttagtgctaaagagtgggttttccaagggaaagaacctgggcaaaggcaaaactgctagGACTCATGCCCCAAAAGCACGAGACAAGcacaaaaccactcagacctgtgctttctaggcacaggaccagcagaagtgtggatgagccctttagCTCAGTAGGTCTCACTAAGAGCGTTGCAGCTCCAAAGTAAGCACCACTTAATGCAGAGGAACATGCATAGTTGGACTCCTAAGCACATTTAGAAAAGGTGCAGACCACacttttaaaacacatccaatgcatatttaaagcacataactaTTGTGTAATAAAGAATCCAGAAAGGGGCTGTTTCTGAAGAGTAATAATATATAGGTTCTGTTCTGTTTAGAGTATAACCAGTGAATTGAAGACGTTTCCTATGAACACAACTCTGCATGCATAAACCTGACTTACTGTAAGTCTGAATCCAACACTAGGATCCAAAACACACATTGGGGGAGGAAAATGAATTATTCCGTTAACACCGCTCCCTTAAAGGGCAAACCTGCTTAGCCTATAGTCAAAAAGGCAAATGATACCTGCTCTTGAAATGCAAACGTGCTTTTGTTCTGTAATTCCAGATGGAGTTGGCCAATGGAACTGATGTCACAGAATTCATTTTGCTGGGATTTGCAGGAGGGCAAAAGAAACATTTGTCGTTGCTCCTTTTTTTGACTGTTCTTTATGTGGTCACCTTGGCTGAGAACATAATCATTATCACACTGGTGGTTCTAGACACCCACTTGTCACGAATTCCCATGTATTTCTTTCTGAGCAACTTCTCCTGGCTGGAGATGTGCTACGTATCCACCACTGTACCCCGCATGCTCTTTGATCTGGTGACCCGTCATGGGAAAATTTCCTTccaggcttgttttctccagttCTACATCTTTTTCTCTCTTGGTGGAATGGAAGGTTTCTTTCTCTCAACTATGGCTTTCGATCGGTACTTGGCAATATGCTACCCACTACGTTACCCACAAATTATGTCCCAAAGTGCCTGCAATACCCTTGTGGCTGCTTGTTGGATTGTTGGCTTTCTGTGGTTTATTATACCAGTGAGTTTGATCTCCAAGTTGTCCTTCTGTGGACCAAATGTCATTGACCATTTGTTGTGTGATCCTGGGCCACTTCTGTCTCTGGCCTGCCCGCCACtaggaaatgttcctttcatccATCAGATTTTTGTGAAAACGGTGGTTTTCATCAACTTATCCTGCATCGTGCTGTCCTATAGCATTGTGATTTTCACTCTGATGAAAACTGCTAACCAAGGCAGTTGTAGGAAGGCTTTCTCCACAGTATCATTTCACCTAGTAGTGGTGACTATTTTCTATGGTTCTGTAGCAGGGGTATACTTAGCTGATCTAGGTGGAGAAAGCCACTCAGAAAGCCAAGTCAGAAAGGCAGCAGCACTCTTCTACACTGCCATTACACCTTTCCTTAATCCCCTGGTCTACTGCCTGAGGAATGATCAGATGAAAGAGGCAGCAAGGAAGTTGTTCGAGAGAATGAAAAAATGGTGGTGAACTGGAGAACACTGGTGGTGTGAAGATGttgaaagaagaaaatgaagtGGAAGACCCAACCAGTCACCCAAAGAGATAAAACTCatattctattttttgtttttcaaaaattgtATTGATTAGTTACTTAAAAAGTGCAAcatagcaaaaaaacaaaaataaacaaataatccaATATTTAAACCATCATGCATCACAGGCTggaaggacaaaagtacaaagatacaACATTGCTTCAAGGGGATGATAAAGAATTAATTCATACAAAGATTTCCTTTTCAAATAATAAAGATTTCTCCAGCTGTGAATTCTATTATTTTTAAGACTAAATGTTCTATATTGCCTTAAATGAACCAGCCATTTGCATATACTAATGGCACTGAGTGACCATGTGCCTCAGTATTTGTATAAAAATATAatcatgccacacacacacacacaaattaagtCAAACTCTGCCTTTTAGATACTTTTAGTTCAAGAAGGGCAACTTGACAAATCCTTGAATACCAACAATCCAAATGATTAAGATTAAAGGTCTTCCAGGATTTGGCAATAGAGCCCCGGACTGCTGTTAAGAGATGATAAGTATGTTCTTTATTTTTCAAATCTCATTCTGTTACCGCATATAGATACAAAAGTGCCAGGTGAAATTATTGGGTAATTGTTTGGTTGTCAAAGAGCTCTCAGTGAATACATTCAGCCTTCTTTGAGCAGTCCCACCACATGTACTTATATGTACCAACTATGTGGAagggcccccaccccaaaaatgtcCCTAGTTGCCTGCTATGACTTGGTGGCTGCTTGTTGGATTGTTGGATTTTGTTGATTTCTTATCCCAGTGTCTTTGATATCCAAGTTGTCCTTCTGTGAACCCAGTAAAGCCATGAGAATCAGTAACTTAacgttaacaacaacaacaacatgtaaaatATTACGTGTCTGTTCCATAGCAAATCAAAGCAGGGCTTTCAGATTTTCTTCCTCTGTTCTGATCTATGATGCACACCTGTTGCCTGTTCTTTCTGAAAACAGCTAAAAAGACaataatataaatgaatgaacaGACATGAATGCATAAAATGTCTGTCAAATGCAGACTTCTCTTGTGATGCTCTTTTCTGAATATCTTATTATACAGAAACCCTTCATTCTTGATGTTAGTCAGCAGGAACCTTGGTATCTCTTGCCACCCAAGAGAACTTAACCAcgcaattttatatatatatatatatatatatatatatatatatatatatatatgaatgaataacATGTCCACTTTTAAGACAAATGCAAACTTTTTCTGTGGTACTCTTTTCTTATGAATATCTCATTATACAGAAGGCCTTTTTTATGTGAATCAGTAGATGCCTCAATATCTCTTGCTATCCGGGGAGACAAAATGTCTGCAATGTCTCACAGAAATtgtaattctgttttttttaaagaaatatttattaaagttttacaaaaacatataataaaggaaaaaagaaaaataaagataaaagcacagaaaaaaataagaaaaattaaaaacaattccatttttcataacttaaaactcatttgcttgtttctttgatctcctcacacctccccttcttgtattcccatttgaataatcaaatcagcaaatccttaccctctttcatttatcttagctctatatcttaacattttataactctgtattttcatccattatcaattcatttttgcatattcttattaactttgttgctaataccacttatttccaattCAGCATCATTttcacattcattaattttacagtgtttctgcaaataatctttaaatttcttccattcttcttccaccaactcttctcccaggtctcggattctgccagtcatttccgccaattccataaagtccatcactttcatctgccactcttccagggtgggtagatcttgtgtcttccaatactttgcaataagtattcttgctgctgttgttgcatacataaaaaacgttctatccttctttggcaccaattggccgactatgcccaggagaaaggcctctggcttcttcagaaaggtatctttaaatacctttttcatttcattatagatcatctcccagaaagccttaatc comes from Podarcis raffonei isolate rPodRaf1 chromosome 13, rPodRaf1.pri, whole genome shotgun sequence and encodes:
- the LOC128398936 gene encoding olfactory receptor 11G2-like — its product is MELANGTDVTEFILLGFAGGQKKHLSLLLFLTVLYVVTLAENIIIITLVVLDTHLSRIPMYFFLSNFSWLEMCYVSTTVPRMLFDLVTRHGKISFQACFLQFYIFFSLGGMEGFFLSTMAFDRYLAICYPLRYPQIMSQSACNTLVAACWIVGFLWFIIPVSLISKLSFCGPNVIDHLLCDPGPLLSLACPPLGNVPFIHQIFVKTVVFINLSCIVLSYSIVIFTLMKTANQGSCRKAFSTVSFHLVVVTIFYGSVAGVYLADLGGESHSESQVRKAAALFYTAITPFLNPLVYCLRNDQMKEAARKLFERMKKWW